The Chlamydia sp. genomic sequence ATCTAAAATCTTAAACTTAGACCCTGCTGTCAGCACTAATTTAGCTCCTGGATCTTGTCTGACGCCGTAACTACACAAAGTCGCTCCATTCAACAGTTCGAGGCTTCCCTGCTGCACATGAATATATTGGGGAATCGTATTCTCTACTTCTAGAAACCGGACTGCTCCAGTGTATCTATCATTCTCTCGACTATTAATCACTAGCGGACTCCCCGATTTTCTTTCTTCAAGATGCTCAAAGATTAACGCATCATGGAAAACTACAGCATGTCCTTCAATAGCATTGAAAGCCTTAATTTGAGATTCTTTACCTGCAAAATAAATGGCATCTGATCCCCTGGACCCAAAAGAAGAATTTCCTTTGAAAACAATATCTCCACCAAAAGCTTCTAAAAGCACTTCCCCATGCTCTTCTATTCGAATAGCTCCCCCGAAATAAGCCGCATTGTTATAGAATAAAACATTCCCTGCATTATTTGATATCGTCAAATTTTGCGTACAAATAGCTCCTCCACCCGTACTGAGTAAACCTTCTTCATACTTTGCTACATTCCTTGAAAAAATAACGTCTCCTTCATTTCTAGATATCAAAACTTCTGGAACACTCCCATCCACCTCATTCTTCTTTTGAAAAGAGCCAGTAAAAATAGCTCCTCCATAGATATCAGAAACGTTGTTCTCAAATACAACAGGCTTTTCGTTACCTACTATGTAAACCCGTTCAGCAAAAATAGCTCCTCCTGCGCACTCGTTTCTTTTTGCAAGTTTTTCATTAGAAGACAAAGACTCTACCGGAGAATTCTCTTCCTCTGTACGGAATGTTTGATTAGCTGCCGTGATGAAACTCTGCTCTATATTCTCTAAAAGAGAAGGATCGTCCGTATCCTCCTTCACTTCATTCTCTACAGACATTTCAGAATTATCATCAAAGAAAGGACGCGTCACTATATTATCCCGAAACGCAACCCTACCTTTGTTCTTAGCAATTACCACATCTCCTTTGGAGCAAGAAATGGCCCCTCCAAATATCAACCCTCGGTTATCTTTGAATAGTACCTCGCCATTACCTACTAGCTCACAATTTCCATCGGAAACTTGAATAGCTCCTCCATAAAAACTAGAAATATTTCGAGAAAACTCGAGCTTCTCATTATCTGATAGACAAACTTTTTTCGACAAAAGAGCCCCTCCTAGGACCCCATTTCCTACAGCATAGTTGCTTCCAAATCGAACTGAAAAATTCCCAACAATGGAAATACTTTCTATCCCATAAATAGCTCCCCCTCCACAAGATACCAAAGTTTCAGCCTCTCGCTCACCACACTGCAAGCGATTTTGCTCAAACACAACAGAAGCATTTTTGATAATAGCTATCTCTTCACCAAAAAGAGCTCCTCCTCCAGAATAGCCTGCAATAGCTTGAGTTAATTCTTTTGCATTTGATAGAAAAGCTTCTTCAGATCCTTGTGTAGGAACGGCCTGCGGAGCTCGAGCATTTCCTAAAAAAGAAATTTCTTCATGATTATTCGTAATCGAAATGTCCCTTTTTGCTAAAATTGCTCCACCCCCTAATCTTTCTCCATTTGAAGCAAAAGTCTTCACAATATTATCTTTGAAAATAAGAGCTCCTGCATTCTTAGAAATGGAAACATTCTCAGCGAATAAGGCTCCTCCTCCCTGGTAATCTATCTGCCCTGAATCTGAAGTCATACATAATGTCCGAAGAAAAGAGATCTCTCCTGAGTTATTGGAGATATCAATCGTGCCTAAATTCCGGGGACCATTTTCAGAAGAGAAATCTCCACAAGCAATGATCCCTCCAAAACTAGCCTTACTCCCTTCAAAGGAGATCCCGGCTTTATTGTTTTGAATAACCACAGCTTCTTGAGCTGAAATAACTCCTCCTCCTAGAGATGCCGTATTATCTCTAAATACCACAGGCCCTCTACTTTCAAAAATTTTACAAATTTTCCCAAAAATAGCTCCACCCTGAGAAGCTGATTGATTTTTTTCAAAGCTCATACTACGAGAATCTTTTAAAACTACCTCTCCTAAAGAAGCAAGAGCCCCTCCTCCTAAAGAACCCTTATCTTTTGTTCCATTCGCGCAATTACCCTTAAACAAAAGTTCTGCACAGTTTTGAAAAGAAATATCAGAAATTGCAGAGATGGCGCCGCCTGACAAAGCTCGATTATCCACAAAGGAGGTTTTCTTATCATTAGCGACAAAAAGAACCTGCCCAGAAGCAGCAATAGCCCCCCCATTAGCTAAATGAGCACTATTTCCTTCAAAATACACGGGACCATCACAATTAGTGATCACAACATCTCCTGAAGGCACATATAAATTTTGCCCTCCAGAAAGAGATTTTGTAGCTACAAAAGCCCCTCCCCCAGATCCAAGATAATCAAAAGCACTGATTCCTTCGGCATTTACCTCCGTAGCACACTGTTTTACAGTCAAACCCTGACAGCCGTTAATTAAAATACTTTGAGCAGAACAAGCCCCTCCTTTTTCAAAAGAAGAACAAGAAGAAAACTCAACTCCCCCTTGGATCTTTTCAAAAATAAGGTCATGTGAAGAATATAGAGCAGCTCCGGACAAAGAAGCTTGTATGTCCGTCAAAGTAATTCCTGCTTTACTACCATTTCCAACAAAAGCTATCCCAAAAAATGATTCGCTATCACGAATCATCTCAGAATGATTTCCAACAAAACTACAAACAAGCCCTTGAGAAAGAGTTTGATCCTTTTGATTCACACCTTGAATAACTAAAGGAGTCGTGACAGAAAACAAAGTACTTTGCTCTATCTTCTCTGGAAGAGTTTCTACTTTTTTCTCCTGAAAAGAACCGGGAGTACCGGTAATTAGCTTATACTGTCCTTCTTTTTGATCGTCATCTTTAGAACCAACTAATACATCCTTAATTTGATCTAACAATACAACTGCTTCAGGAGACGAATAAGATGGAAAACATATAAGCTGTTCTCTAGCACTAAGCTCCACACTATTCGCTAGACTACTAATAGAAGCGAGAATAGTCGCTACTACAGATAAAGAAAATTTAGAACAGGAACCCTTCATATCTTTCTCGGAACTCATTTTAAACCTGCTAAATAGCGCTTTTCAACAAACTTGCGTACCGAATAAAAATCGGTCCAACACTCGTTCTAACCCTGAATTTTGAAATAAAATACGAAACGATCTACAGACCAGCTCCAGGGATGGTATCAGAGCCTTAAACTGGGGACTGTACAATGCTGATGGCTTTTTGAGAAAGATTTTTTATATAGAATAGATCCTTAGAAAACGGAAAAGATGGCTAAGATTATCTAAACTTTTCCGCTATATGCTCGCACACGTTAGCTCGAGCCAGATCAACTGCTCCAGAAATTCCATTGAACAAAGAGGTTTCACGAGCTTTACCATGACATTTAATCACAAGTCGAGACAGACCACTAACAATAGAGCCTGGATAAATTGTGTAATCAAACTGCGTTTTGATAGCTTTTTCTAGGTGGTCCCCTAGAATGTGACGCAAAAAGTCGAATAAACCTTCTGCTGTCTTTAAGAAGACATTTCCTGTGAACCCATCCGTAACGACAACGTCCACTTTACCGCCAAAAATATCTCCACTTTCTACATTGCCTAGAAAAGCATCTCCAAAAACATTTCGAAGCATACGAAAAGTTTGTTTGTGGGAATCTGTTCCCTTACGCTCTTCAGAACCAATATTTAGCAACCCTAAAGTGAACAATCGGTCAGTAGCAGAAAAAGACTGTCGATACGCAAGCCCTATACGAGCGAAACCCAGCATCTCTTCAGGGTTGACAGATACCGTAGCACCAACGTCCAAGATAACAGCGAATCCTGACAAAGTGGGAATAGAAACTAATAAAGCTGGTCTGGGAACAGCCGGAATCATGGGGATCTTAGAGCGAGCCAGGGTAACTAAAGCAGCCGTATTTCCTAAAGAGATAAACCCATCAAGCTCTCCCCGCCGCAAAGCATCTAGTCCCAAGGCCATGGAAGACCGCTTCTTACGTACTGCGGCCAATAAAGAATCCTCCATGGACACGAAATCTTCCGAAACTACGATCTGCACGGAACGGATAGACGAAGAACTTATCAACTGTTGCCGCACACCAGATGTAGCAAAAACAGTGAACTTCACAAACTGTTCTCCTCCTGAAGAAAGAAGAACTTTTTCTACTGCCCGCCAAACAACAAGAGGGTCATGATCTCCCCCCATCATATCTATGCCTAGATGCACTTGCATAAAAAATTTTACGCAACCCGACTATTTCTCAACGGTGATGACAGCCTTACCTTTGTAAAAACCACAAGAAGCACAGACTGTATGAGGAATAAAGGCTTGCTTACAATTACTGCACACTGCAGCAGAACACGCTTTCTTTGCGTGGTGACTTCTTCGAATATTCTTTCTAGCATTGCTATGACGATTACGTGGTACTGCCATTCCTA encodes the following:
- a CDS encoding polymorphic outer membrane protein middle domain-containing protein, with the translated sequence MSSEKDMKGSCSKFSLSVVATILASISSLANSVELSAREQLICFPSYSSPEAVVLLDQIKDVLVGSKDDDQKEGQYKLITGTPGSFQEKKVETLPEKIEQSTLFSVTTPLVIQGVNQKDQTLSQGLVCSFVGNHSEMIRDSESFFGIAFVGNGSKAGITLTDIQASLSGAALYSSHDLIFEKIQGGVEFSSCSSFEKGGACSAQSILINGCQGLTVKQCATEVNAEGISAFDYLGSGGGAFVATKSLSGGQNLYVPSGDVVITNCDGPVYFEGNSAHLANGGAIAASGQVLFVANDKKTSFVDNRALSGGAISAISDISFQNCAELLFKGNCANGTKDKGSLGGGALASLGEVVLKDSRSMSFEKNQSASQGGAIFGKICKIFESRGPVVFRDNTASLGGGVISAQEAVVIQNNKAGISFEGSKASFGGIIACGDFSSENGPRNLGTIDISNNSGEISFLRTLCMTSDSGQIDYQGGGALFAENVSISKNAGALIFKDNIVKTFASNGERLGGGAILAKRDISITNNHEEISFLGNARAPQAVPTQGSEEAFLSNAKELTQAIAGYSGGGALFGEEIAIIKNASVVFEQNRLQCGEREAETLVSCGGGAIYGIESISIVGNFSVRFGSNYAVGNGVLGGALLSKKVCLSDNEKLEFSRNISSFYGGAIQVSDGNCELVGNGEVLFKDNRGLIFGGAISCSKGDVVIAKNKGRVAFRDNIVTRPFFDDNSEMSVENEVKEDTDDPSLLENIEQSFITAANQTFRTEEENSPVESLSSNEKLAKRNECAGGAIFAERVYIVGNEKPVVFENNVSDIYGGAIFTGSFQKKNEVDGSVPEVLISRNEGDVIFSRNVAKYEEGLLSTGGGAICTQNLTISNNAGNVLFYNNAAYFGGAIRIEEHGEVLLEAFGGDIVFKGNSSFGSRGSDAIYFAGKESQIKAFNAIEGHAVVFHDALIFEHLEERKSGSPLVINSRENDRYTGAVRFLEVENTIPQYIHVQQGSLELLNGATLCSYGVRQDPGAKLVLTAGSKFKILDSGNFVGESLQEDNSLNTEEAHHLWIGKNSSTVAPIVDIHTISIDLASFSSHREIPLEAPQVIVPKGSYVHSGELSLELVNTTGTGYENHGLLKSEAQVPLMSFMESSKVSEELSNLSISDLRVQVATPKISEDTYGHMGDWSEAKIQNGTLVINWHPTGYKLDPQKFGALVFNTLWEEEAVLFTLKNARFAHNLTTQRMEFDYSTNAWGFAFGSFRNISAENLAAVDGYKGTYAGASAGIDTQLMEDFVLGVSISSFLGKMDSQKFNAEISRQGFVGSIYTGFLAGSWFFKGQYSLAETHNDMKTHYGILGESKGSWKSQGILADALVEYCNLVAPARPTFYALHVNPYVEVCYASMKFPSFVEQGREERFFEKTSLTNVTIPLGVKFELAFTKGQFSEVNSLGIGYAWEAYRKIEGGFVQLLDANFDWKGIPIDLPRQELRVVLENNTEWSSYFSTVLGVSGFYGGCASVDSKLGCEANAGVRLIF
- the plsX gene encoding phosphate acyltransferase PlsX codes for the protein MQVHLGIDMMGGDHDPLVVWRAVEKVLLSSGGEQFVKFTVFATSGVRQQLISSSSIRSVQIVVSEDFVSMEDSLLAAVRKKRSSMALGLDALRRGELDGFISLGNTAALVTLARSKIPMIPAVPRPALLVSIPTLSGFAVILDVGATVSVNPEEMLGFARIGLAYRQSFSATDRLFTLGLLNIGSEERKGTDSHKQTFRMLRNVFGDAFLGNVESGDIFGGKVDVVVTDGFTGNVFLKTAEGLFDFLRHILGDHLEKAIKTQFDYTIYPGSIVSGLSRLVIKCHGKARETSLFNGISGAVDLARANVCEHIAEKFR
- the rpmF gene encoding 50S ribosomal protein L32, with the translated sequence MAVPRNRHSNARKNIRRSHHAKKACSAAVCSNCKQAFIPHTVCASCGFYKGKAVITVEK